The Pseudomonas sp. FP2309 genomic sequence CGTGTCGCTGGTGCGAACATTCAGCGTCTCGGAGACCTGCAGGCTCAGTTCGTTCTCATCGCCCTGGTAGCTATAAGTACCATCATTGTTGCGCGAGTAGGGCGGCGTGTCGGTCTTGGAGCCGGAGAACAGATAGTTGCCGGCCGAATCCTTGCTGTTGAGCAAGCCCAGCAGTTGTTCTTCAAGGGCGCCCACCTCGACCGAAATCGACTTGCGGTCCGCATCGCTGGTCACGCCACCTGCGCGCAGCGCCAACTGGCTACCGGCCTGGAGGGTAGTGTTGATCGCCGTCAGAACGCTTTCTTCGTTGGTCAGCGTGTTTTGGATGCTGGTGATGTTGCCACTGTACTGGGCCAGCATGTCTTTCTGCTGTTGCAGCATCAGCAGGCGTTGCGCAGCCACGGGGTCATCGGAGGCGGTCTGCACACGCACGCCGGAACTCGCCTGCTCCTGGGCCTTCACCACGCCGGAATAGTTGTTCTGATACTTGCTGGCACTGGTTTCAAAAAACTGCTGTGTAGAAATACGCATCGTCCCAGACTCCCTTAAAGACTATTGATCAGCGTGCTGAAGGTTTCTTGCGCAGCTTTGATGATCTGCGACGACGCTGTGTAGTACTGCTGGAACTTGATCATGTCGCCCGCCTCTTCATCCAGGTTGACCTGGGACACCGAGTTGCGCGCGTTCTTGTTGGCGGTCAGCAGTGCAGCGGTGGCGCTGCTGTCGGTGCCGGCCGACGCGGCCTTGGCGCCGACGGTGGATACGAGTTTGCTGTTGGCGCCGACCAGGCTGGCGCCGCCGCTGCCGTCAGTCGCCAGGCCCACGGTCGCCTTGGTCTGCAGATTAAGCAGAGCCTGGGCGTTGCGGTTGTCGGACTTGCCGGAAGCATTGAACGAGAACGTGGTGCTGTCGCCGTTCGATGGCGAGCCGCCCACGGTGGTGTCGAAGCTGAAGCTTTTCGCCGGCGTCACCAAGGCTCCGCTGGCATCGCGCATCGGTACGCTGATGCTGATTTTATTGGCCTGCCCCGGAATGATGGTGCCGGAGCCGATCGGATCGCCCTGGGCGTTACTCAGTGTGTAGGACTGGGTGCCATCCGCCGCCGGCGAGCCGAACACCATCTTCACCGGCATCGAGTGCTCAATCGCGGTACGCAGTTGCGCGGTGTCGGCGCCGCCCTGGATATCCAGAGGCACCGTCAGCGTCGGCGGCGTGAACGTGCCGGTGCCTTGGTTGGTCTTGCCGGCCTCGCCTTGCAGCGGAGCGGCAAAGGCAATCTTGCTTGGGTCGGTCAGGACCGTGCCGATCTCCTTGGCGCCATTGGCGGTGGGGCTGACTTTGAAGCTGTCGCCGGCCTGCACCGCGCCGGTCTTGACCGCCAGGGTGAAGCCATCGATGACCGGCGCCGGCGTGGCACTCAGATCGTAAGTGCCCATGGCTTTGCCATCGGAACGCAGCACGGTGACCTTATTGAGGTCGGTACCGTCGTTGAAGCTGACCTTGTAATCGAAGTTGGTCAGCTTGCTGCTGTCTTTAATAGTGACGCCCAACGCACCGTCGCCCAGATTCCCCTGGGCCGCCTGGCTGCGCAGAGCAACGGACGCCGCATTGTTGATGTCGGTGAACATCGAGGCGCCGAACTCACCGTTAAGGTCCAGGCCCTGGCCCAACTGACTGTTGATGGCATCAGCGGTGACCAACGCAATACGCCCCAGGTCATTGATCGCCGGCATCAACGCATCGCTGCGGTAACGCAACAGGCCGCCGATGCTGCCGCCACTGATCACGCCGCCCAGGTCGAGGGTGGTACCGCCGGCCGCATTGAGCTGGATCGTGTATTGGCTGGTATCGGAATGGCTCGGCACCGCGGAAATGGTGTTGGAGCGATCACCCAGCACCAGGGACTGGCCGCTGCCGGTGCTGACACTGAATATGCCGTTCTTTTCGATGGCGGTCACGCCGATCAGCTCATTGAGCGAACGCACGGCTTCGCCACGCGCGTCCAGCAGGTTGGCCGGCGTGCTGTTCGAAGACCCCTGCACTTGAGCGATCTGCTTGTTGAGTGAGGCGATCGACGAGGTCAGTTGATTGACCTGGTCACTCATCGAGGTCAATTGGCTGTTGATAGTCTCTTTCTGCTGACTCAACTGGCTGGAGATCGAGTTGAAGCGGTTGCTCAGGGTCTGAGCGTTGGTGAGCAGGATCTGACGAGCCGACATATCGTTCGGGTTGGCCGAGGCCGTCTGCACCGCCGCAAAGAACGAACTGAGCACCGCCGACATGCCGGTGGTCTTGTCCGAAAGCGTCTTGTCGACCGCGCTCACCTGGTCCAGGTACGCCTTGGCATCGCTGTTGAGCGAGGTGCTGTTCTGGTACGCGGTGTCCAGGTATTCGTTGTACACCCGGCGCACGTCGGCCAGGGTGGTGCCGCTGCCGATGAACACGCCACCGTATTGGTTCGCCGTGTTCGCGCTTTGGGTGGTCTGCTGACGCGAATAGCCGGCGGTATTGGCGTTGGCGATGTTGTTACTCAAGACCGACAACGATCCTTGAGCGGCGTTAAGCCCCGACATCCCGATATTGAGCAAACTCATGGTTCAGACCTTATAAATGAGTGGTCGCGCCCGCGGCAGCGTAGTTCTGGTAACTGTTCATCGTTTTTGCGATCTGCGAGATCTTGCTGGCGTAGGCCGGGTCGGTGGCGTAACCGGCTTTTTGCAACTCGCGCACAAACTGTTCCGGGTTGTCGGCAGACTTCACAACTTCTTTATAGCGATCATTGCTTTGCAGCAATGTGACCAGGTCGTGGAAGCTGTCCTGATAGGAATCGTAGGAACGGAACTGCGCCGTCTCCTTGACCATCGCCCCATCCCGAAACTCGCTGGTGATCGCACGGGCCTGACCGCCCTGCCAACTCTGGCCGGCCTTGATGCCGAACAGGTTGTGGCTGCTGCTGCCATCCTCGGCGCGCATCACCGACTTGCCCCAACCGGTTTCCAGCGCGGCCTGGGCCACCAGGTACTTAGGATCGACCCCAATACGCGCGGCGGCCGCCTCGGCCATCGGCAACATGGTGGCGACGAATTCATCCTGGGAGCTGAACGCTTTCTTCGCCGGCGCCAACGGCGGCTGGGCCACTGCGCGGCTGTAGATCTGCATGCGATCGCTGGGTACGGCAAAGCTGCGCGCGCTGCCTTTAATCACGTTGTCATCGGCCACACTATTGCGCAGCGGCGCGGCCTTGGCGTCGCTCGGCACCTGGGTGCTCGGCACGATACCGGCGAGCAGGCGGTCGGTCAGTTTGCTCGGCAAAGCGATGCGACGCTGGTTCATCAGCGCCATGTCGTTGCCATGGACGGCAGCGGCGTCGGCCTGAGGCTCGGCCACGCGGTAGGCCCACAACGGACGCTGGCCATTGGAGCGCCCCAACGGGCCCTCGGCCTGGGTACCGGCGGCGATCTGGGTCGGCACATCGACCTTCTTCACCGGTTCGGCCGCGGCCGGGCCCTGCAAGGTGGCCGCTTGAGCGTCCACCGGTTTGTTCTTCTGCATCTGCCGCATCAGCACGTCGGCCAGGCCAATGCCGCCGCCTTCGCGGGACATCGACACCGCCAACTGCTGATCGTACATCTCTTGGTACTGCTTGGCCGCCGGCGTGTTCATCGGGTTGTCTTTACCCAGGGCTTCAGTGGCCGAGCGCATCGACTTGAGCATTTCACTCAAAAACAGCGACTCGAATTCCTGCGCCACTTTGCGCATGTTGCCTTCGCTGTTCTTGTCGCCGACCTTCAACTGGTTCAAGCGATTCAAGTCGGAATACGAGCCCGAATCCGCCGTGCTGGTCAGGCCGCTCTTACGCATGTCCATAGCCATGGCCTTAAATCACGATCAGGTCGGCTTGCAACGCGCCGGCCTGCTTCAACGCTTCGAGGATCGCCATCAAGTCGCCTGGCGCCGCGCCTACCTGATTCACCGCCCGCACGATCTCATCCAGGGTGGTGCCGGGGCCGAATTTGAACATCGGCTTGGCTTCCTGCTGGGCGTTGACACGCGAGCGCGGTACGACCGCCGTCTGGCCGTTGGACAGCGGCCCCGGCTGGCTGACGATAGGGTCTTCGGTGATGGTCACGGTCAGGCTGCCGTGGGTCACCGCGGCCGGTGACACTTTGACGTTCTGGCCGATCACGATGGTACCGGTGCGCGAGTTGATGATGACTTTGGCCACCGCCTGCCCGGGATCGACTTCGAGGTTTTCCAGGATCGACAGGTAATCCACACGCTGGCTTGGGTCGAGTGGCGCGGTCACGCGAATCGAGCCGCCATCGATGGCCTGGGCCACGCCAGGGCCGAGCATGTCGTTGATCTTGTCGACCACACGCTTGGCGGTGGTGAAGTCGGAGCGGTTAAGGTTCAGGGTCAGGCTGTTGCCCTGGTTGAAGCCGCTGGGCACGGTGCGCTCCACCGTGGCACCGCCGGGAATCCGGCCGGCCGACGGTACGTTAACGGTGATTTTCGAACCGTCACGGCCCTCGGCATCAAACCCGCCCACCACCAGGTTGCCCTGGGCGATGGCGTAGACGTTGCCGTCGATACCTTTGAGCGGCGTCATCAGCAAGGTGCCGCCACGCAGGCTTTTGGAGTTACCGATGGACGACACGGTGATGTCCACCACCTGGCCCGGCTTGGAAAACGCCGGCAAGTCGGCGCTGATGGACACAGCCGCCACGTTCTTGAGCTGCACGTTGCCCGACCCCGCCGGCACCTTGATGCCGAACTGGGAGAGCATGTTGTTGAAGGTTTGCAGGGTGAACGGGGTCTGGGTGGTCTGGTCACCCGTGCCGTTGAGCCCCACCACCAGGCCGTAGCCGATCAACTGGTTGGAACGCACGCCGGAGATGCTGGCGATGTCTTTCAGGCGTTCGGCCTGGGCGACTGCGCTCAGGCTCAGCAACACTGCGGCCGCCATCAGCTGTTTGAATTTCAAAGTGGCCACCTAGAAAGGGAACAGCGGGCTGAGGAAGAAACGGTCGAGCCAACCGGGCTGACTCGCATCAGCAAAAGCACCGGTACCGGAATAGGTAATGCGTGCATCGGCAATCCGCGTGGAAGGCACGGTGTTGTCCGTGGAAATATCATCGGCGCGGACCATACCGGCAATGCGCACCAATTCGTCACCGGTGTTGAGGGTCATCCACTTCTCACCGCGCACGGCAATGATGCCATTGGGCAATACGTCAGCGACCGTCACGGTGATCGAGCCGGTCAGGCTGTTGCCCTGCCCCGCCGCACTCTTGCCGTCGGTAGCGCGGCTGCCGCTGTAGCCGGCGTTCAAGGTCAGGTCACCGTCGCTCAACGGGTTATTGACGTTGGGCACGGCGCCAAACAGCGAACTCAAACCAAGGCTGGCGGTGCTGTTCTTGCCCACCTGGGAGTTGGCATTCTTGCTGGCCTGGGTGCGTTCGTTCAGGGTGATGGTGATGATGTCACCGACCCGGAATGCCTTGCGGTCGCTGTACAGGTTCTGTTCGAAACCGGCCTGGTAGATCGAGCCATTGTTGGCTGCCGCCGGCAACGGCGTGCGCGGCAACACCGGGGCGTAGTACGGGTCATTGGGTTTTGGCGTCGGGGCGACACAGCCCGCGAGCACGGCAATCCCACTCAATGCCAGAACGGAAACATAGCGATTCATGACCCTAACCTCACGGTGTTGCAGGCGCCGTCAGCGGCGCCCCATAGACTTGATTACAGATTCTGCGTTACGAACGAAAGCATCTGGTCGGCGGTGGAGATCACCTTGGAGTTCATCTCGTAGGCGCGCTGAGTGGTGATCATGTTGACCATCTCTTCAACGGTGCTCACGTTGGACGTTTCCAGGGTGCTTTGCAGTGTGGTGCCGAAGCCGTTCAGGCCAGGGGTGCCGATTTGCGGCGCGCCGCTGGAGGCGGTTTCCAGGAACAGGTTGTTACCCACCGCCTGCAGGCCGGCCGGGTTGATGAAGTCGGCGGTTTGCAGGTTGCCGATCACTTGCGAAGCCGGGTTGCCGGCCACGGTGATGGACACGGTGCCATCGTTGCCGACAGTGAAGGTCTGAGCGTTGTTGGGCACGACGATCGCTGGCTCCAGGGCAAAGCCATTGGCGGTCACGATCTGGCCGTTGGCGTCCAAGTGAAACGTGCCGTCACGGGTGTAGGACGTGGTGCCGTCCGGTTGCAGGATCTGGAAGAACCCTTTGCCGTTGATGGCCATGTCCAGGGGCTGACCGGTTTGCTGCAGGTTACCGGCGTTGAAGTTCTTCTGGGTGCCGACGATCTGCACACCGGTACCCAATTGCAGGCCCGACGGCAGCTCGCTGTCCTGGGTCGATTGGGCGCCAGGCTGGCGTTTGATCTGATAGAGCAGGTCCTGGAACTCGGCACGGTCACGTTTGAAGCCCGTGGTCGAGACGTTGGCCAGGTTGTTGGAAATGGTGGTCAGGTTGGTGTCCTGGGCAGACAGACCTGTTTTGGCAACCCATAGAGCCGGAAGCATGCTGTTCTCCTTCGTGCGCCTGTTTGTTGGCGCCGTACTCAAAAATTGATTAGTGGGCTTGTCAGCTCATCTGCATGACGCGAGTCATGGCCTGATCATCTTCTTTAGCGCTGTTCATCATCTTGATGTGCAGCTCGAACTGCTTGGAAAGCGCCAGCACTGCCGTCATCTCTTCAACGGCATTGACGTTGCTCGCCTGCAGGAAGCCCGAGGTCAGCTTGACGTTCGCCTCGGCTACCGCCGGCTGGCCATCCTTGGTACGGATGGTGCCGTCCAAGCCTTTATTCATGTTTCTGAGGTCGGGCTGCACCAGCTTGATCCGGTCCACTTCGGCCATCACGCGCGGGCCTTCGCCCATGGCGCGGATGCTGATGGTGCCGTCAGCGCCGATTTCGATCTTCTGCTGAGGCGGCACCGCAATCGGGCCACCGTTGCCCATGATCGGCATGCCGTTGCCGGCGCGCAGCACGCCCAATGCATCGACGTTCATGCTGGCACTGCGCACGTAGGCCTCGCCGCCGTCCGGGGTCTGCACGGCCATCCAGCCGTCACCGTTAACCGCCACGTCCAGGTCACGACCGGTCTCGATCATCGCGCCAGGCGTGAAGTCGGTGGCTGGGCGTTCGGTCATGGCAAAGGCGCGCGCCGGAAAGCTGTCACCGAACACCGGCATCGAACGCGCCTGTTCCAGGTCACGTTGAAAACCGTTGGTGGAAATGTTCGCCAAGTTGTTGGCATGGGCCTTCTGCGCCAGTGCATTCTGGCTGGCGCCGGTCATTGCCACATAAAGGTACTTGTCCACACTCTTTCCTCTTTCTGACGCAGGCTTGCCGCCCACCGCTGTACTGATGAGGCTTAAGCAATTTGCGAACCAACTTTCAAAAAGAGGACCAAGTGCAGACAGGACGGGGGTTTGGCGGCGGGGCTCGAGTTTGCAAGTGTTGCACAGAGTCGAAAAAACGGCGGACTACTGCCGCCTGCGGCAAGCCCCGGTCTCACCGGCGACAAAGATCCACTGCGGGAGCGGCTTCGCGCAGATGAGAGGCTGGCCTTGGTGAGCCGTTTTGTTGTGCTGAGCAGGCTTGCCCTGCGCCGGGCTGCGCAGCTGCCCTCTTGACGCCTATTTACCACCCTTGAGAATTTCATAATCGC encodes the following:
- the flgK gene encoding flagellar hook-associated protein FlgK, translating into MSLLNIGMSGLNAAQGSLSVLSNNIANANTAGYSRQQTTQSANTANQYGGVFIGSGTTLADVRRVYNEYLDTAYQNSTSLNSDAKAYLDQVSAVDKTLSDKTTGMSAVLSSFFAAVQTASANPNDMSARQILLTNAQTLSNRFNSISSQLSQQKETINSQLTSMSDQVNQLTSSIASLNKQIAQVQGSSNSTPANLLDARGEAVRSLNELIGVTAIEKNGIFSVSTGSGQSLVLGDRSNTISAVPSHSDTSQYTIQLNAAGGTTLDLGGVISGGSIGGLLRYRSDALMPAINDLGRIALVTADAINSQLGQGLDLNGEFGASMFTDINNAASVALRSQAAQGNLGDGALGVTIKDSSKLTNFDYKVSFNDGTDLNKVTVLRSDGKAMGTYDLSATPAPVIDGFTLAVKTGAVQAGDSFKVSPTANGAKEIGTVLTDPSKIAFAAPLQGEAGKTNQGTGTFTPPTLTVPLDIQGGADTAQLRTAIEHSMPVKMVFGSPAADGTQSYTLSNAQGDPIGSGTIIPGQANKISISVPMRDASGALVTPAKSFSFDTTVGGSPSNGDSTTFSFNASGKSDNRNAQALLNLQTKATVGLATDGSGGASLVGANSKLVSTVGAKAASAGTDSSATAALLTANKNARNSVSQVNLDEEAGDMIKFQQYYTASSQIIKAAQETFSTLINSL
- the flgJ gene encoding flagellar assembly peptidoglycan hydrolase FlgJ, which codes for MAMDMRKSGLTSTADSGSYSDLNRLNQLKVGDKNSEGNMRKVAQEFESLFLSEMLKSMRSATEALGKDNPMNTPAAKQYQEMYDQQLAVSMSREGGGIGLADVLMRQMQKNKPVDAQAATLQGPAAAEPVKKVDVPTQIAAGTQAEGPLGRSNGQRPLWAYRVAEPQADAAAVHGNDMALMNQRRIALPSKLTDRLLAGIVPSTQVPSDAKAAPLRNSVADDNVIKGSARSFAVPSDRMQIYSRAVAQPPLAPAKKAFSSQDEFVATMLPMAEAAAARIGVDPKYLVAQAALETGWGKSVMRAEDGSSSHNLFGIKAGQSWQGGQARAITSEFRDGAMVKETAQFRSYDSYQDSFHDLVTLLQSNDRYKEVVKSADNPEQFVRELQKAGYATDPAYASKISQIAKTMNSYQNYAAAGATTHL
- a CDS encoding flagellar basal body P-ring protein FlgI — encoded protein: MAAAVLLSLSAVAQAERLKDIASISGVRSNQLIGYGLVVGLNGTGDQTTQTPFTLQTFNNMLSQFGIKVPAGSGNVQLKNVAAVSISADLPAFSKPGQVVDITVSSIGNSKSLRGGTLLMTPLKGIDGNVYAIAQGNLVVGGFDAEGRDGSKITVNVPSAGRIPGGATVERTVPSGFNQGNSLTLNLNRSDFTTAKRVVDKINDMLGPGVAQAIDGGSIRVTAPLDPSQRVDYLSILENLEVDPGQAVAKVIINSRTGTIVIGQNVKVSPAAVTHGSLTVTITEDPIVSQPGPLSNGQTAVVPRSRVNAQQEAKPMFKFGPGTTLDEIVRAVNQVGAAPGDLMAILEALKQAGALQADLIVI
- the flgH gene encoding flagellar basal body L-ring protein FlgH → MNRYVSVLALSGIAVLAGCVAPTPKPNDPYYAPVLPRTPLPAAANNGSIYQAGFEQNLYSDRKAFRVGDIITITLNERTQASKNANSQVGKNSTASLGLSSLFGAVPNVNNPLSDGDLTLNAGYSGSRATDGKSAAGQGNSLTGSITVTVADVLPNGIIAVRGEKWMTLNTGDELVRIAGMVRADDISTDNTVPSTRIADARITYSGTGAFADASQPGWLDRFFLSPLFPF
- the flgG gene encoding flagellar basal-body rod protein FlgG, encoding MLPALWVAKTGLSAQDTNLTTISNNLANVSTTGFKRDRAEFQDLLYQIKRQPGAQSTQDSELPSGLQLGTGVQIVGTQKNFNAGNLQQTGQPLDMAINGKGFFQILQPDGTTSYTRDGTFHLDANGQIVTANGFALEPAIVVPNNAQTFTVGNDGTVSITVAGNPASQVIGNLQTADFINPAGLQAVGNNLFLETASSGAPQIGTPGLNGFGTTLQSTLETSNVSTVEEMVNMITTQRAYEMNSKVISTADQMLSFVTQNL
- a CDS encoding flagellar basal body rod protein FlgF, with amino-acid sequence MDKYLYVAMTGASQNALAQKAHANNLANISTNGFQRDLEQARSMPVFGDSFPARAFAMTERPATDFTPGAMIETGRDLDVAVNGDGWMAVQTPDGGEAYVRSASMNVDALGVLRAGNGMPIMGNGGPIAVPPQQKIEIGADGTISIRAMGEGPRVMAEVDRIKLVQPDLRNMNKGLDGTIRTKDGQPAVAEANVKLTSGFLQASNVNAVEEMTAVLALSKQFELHIKMMNSAKEDDQAMTRVMQMS